The DNA region ATGAGAAGCGGGTGAAAGTCGTGGTGGGCAAGAACTTTGAGCAAGTTGCATTTGATGAAACCAAAAACGTTTTTGTGAAATTCTGTAAGCATCTGGACCTCAAACACAGACAAAGCCAATACTAAGAGAGACTCTGGGGGGCAGCTCCTGGCAGCGGAGGGTCCCTGGGCAACACAACTAGCCTCCCACAAGGAAGGCCCGAAGGCTCACGTATGAGGCCACAACCACACAGTGGCCCAGTCTGGCTTTGTGGACATCAAAGCAAATGGGACTAACAACCAGCCCTGCTCCACTACTGGCTTAAATGCacgtctgaaactgtataggcaGCTTTTCTAAAGGTCCCAGCATGGCCCTGAGGTTGGGGGTGGGCAGTTTTATGACCATAGGGCCTGCCAGAGGGGTGTGGAGTTGCACAACTGCCCAAAGGGTTTTACCTCTCCACACAGAAATTAACTCtcagtgggggtgggtgggtgtttgtaTAAAACATCAACTAAATTATCGCCCCGCCCCCAAGCCTGCTTGCTGCATTCCAGAACAGGCTTTGCCCAGAGAAACACGATGCAACTGGGCCAGAAATTAGGTCCCATGCTGAATCCCTAAACACCTGTTAGATTCAGGAGGGTGGATTGTGCACAGCAGCCACAGAGAATCCGAGCCCAAGCTTGTGCGACTCACAACCGAGGGCAGGGTTCAGTATTTTTAATCTAAGAACATCTGTCTCCACAGATGCCCCTTGGTGCCCCCACTCCAAGGCCCTGGCCCCAGCCTGGGAAGAGTTAGGAGAGAAATACAAAGATCACAATAATATCGTCATTGCGGAGATGGACGCCACAGCCAACGAAGCGGCAGACTTGACCATCCGTGGCTACCCAACCCTGTACTTCTTTCCCGCTGGGCCAGGCCGGCAGGTAGAACAACATTTGGACTAGGGCTGGGCTGCTggttgggggaggaaggaggtggGCCCATGCTGACTGGGGGTTTCTTGCCCAGGTGACTGAGTACAAAGGAGGCAGAGATCTTGAGAGCTTCTCGAGGTTCCTGGAGGGTGGAGGAGGGCAGGTCCTCTCCAACGAAGAGGCTGGAGTAAGTACCAGACCCCTCCAGAAAAGGGTCTACCCAGCTTTCCCGATGCAAAGGGAAGGTTCTGCTTAGCGAGGCCAGAAGCCTCTTCCTCCAGGTTCCCATCTGGACTTTGGGGAGACTCCTGGGATATCTATACTGTAATTCCCAGTGATCTAAGCCAGCTTCTAGGTCTTGCTAGAATGTGGATTCCACCCTTGGTTCCAAGGTTCACCATGAAAATTCATGCACGCTATTTTGGACAATCGCCccaagatggagggggggggggcaggaggaaaAAGTCTTGGGTTGAACCTGCCTTCTCCCCTCACTTTCCCTTCAGTCTCAGCTTCCTAAGTCTGTTTTGTAAACAAACAGTGTGCTGCCTATGTGCACAGTGGTTGCTGTTGGAGAACAGTGCGTACCTGGGTACTCGAGTAAAGGTTGCCTCTGCTTTCCTAGGCCGCTGAGACCCCCAAAGAGCCACGGCCCGATGGGATGAATCCACCAGAGACCACAAAGTCCAGGGAGGAGTTATAGATCCTGCTGTCCCCCTCCTGAGCCTCACTTTCTACAGGAGGCCCCCACAGCGTCATAAACAATATAAAGACCTTGAATATCAAAGAAAGACTGTGTGAAAGTCACGTGTTTCAAGCCGTGCAgacaaccccacccccaccccaaataacCAGTTACTTTCCTACGTGTGTTGCTACCCTCTGGGCCCTCTCAAACGCTTTCCAGAGCTGGTTCCTTCCATGTACAGCCACCCACCCTCGTCCCTTCCCTTGCCTTGCCCTGCCACAGGAAAGCCCTGCAAAATAGCCCGCTGGGCAGAAGGAAACGCAGCTGGTTGGTGCCACTTACTGCCAGCAGGTGCATCGGTATCTAACGAGCCACAAACATGGCTGACACAACTCTCCAAAATCAGCACCGCTTCAGCCTGCCTGGTGCTCTGGACACCAAAGTCACAGGCTCACAGGCTCTCCTGGTCTGCACCCACTAGGAAGACCAAATTGCTCCGAACTCTGAGAAGTCGGCCCTCCCTTGACAACTAGCCAATCCTCTCCTCCCCTTGGgaaccagattttcagcttctgcaGAATCTGTGGAGCaagccctgcacacacacacccaggagCCATTGGAACGTGGGCCTTTATTCCATTGTTGCACCTGTAAAAAGATCAATTGTACAAGTCAAcatgtggaaaaaaaaagttccagAATTGCCAGCCGTCTGCTCAGCCACTGCGGCCTGAGCCTGGTTTAGAAAATGTACATATGTACAACTGAACCCTTCAGAAAAAGGGGAAACGAAGATCCGGCCCCAGCCGGCCACTTGAAAACGTCCATCCGACGTGGAGCACAATCccaggcgagggagggagggagggagggagggagcatgaGGTTGGAAGGCACTCGGTGACATTCGCAAGGGGTGGGTGCTGGTGGGGGCAGCCGGGGCTGTTCCACCTCCTCTGCCGTGGATACGTGGAGCccaggtggggtgtgtgtgtgtgtgtgtgtgtgtgtgtagcctgGGGGAGGTCAGCGAAAGAGGAAGACTGACAGCAGTTCAGCAAGCAGAAGAGACTCCTGCCctaagcccccctccccctccagctgTTGAATGGCAGGGAAATGAGAGAGAGGTAGCAAGGCATGGATGGGGTGGTCCTCTGCCCCTCGGAGGGCAGCGTCTGAACAGGAAGACCTCTCGGGGGGACACGCCAGGCGGGACAAGGTGCGACTCTTATCAAGTAGCCCTCATTCCAAGGCTATTCAGAATGCAAACCAGCACCTTGTTCAGTCTGCCTCCCACAAGGGTCTCCAGCTTCTGGCTTGGCCCACCGTCCCATGGTGGAGGTGGCACGGCCGTAATATTGCAAACCCGGGATCATCTCAAAGACAGCCTTTGGTGCAGCTTTTGTCAACAGCTGAGTAATGTTCTAACGCAGCAAGCTGAAGATCCTATAGACTGTGGAGGTGGCTTCCCCAGAGAAGGCAAAGAGCGAGGGAGAGGAGGGCTGTGGCTGCCAGGCCTTCTGGCTCCCTCTGCTTAGTCAATCTTCTCTACCTTCCCAATTATCTTCTCTTCAAAGATAGGCAGGACCGCATCCTCCTCGTGAACTTCTTCAAACACAACTCCACAGTCAAACTCGTCACTGACTTTCTTGAAGTAATACCTTTAAaacaggaatgggggggggggcaagagaagGTTTTGCCCCAAAGGGGCCATTAGCTTTGCAGACACCCCACAAGGCGGCCAACTGGGAGATGCTTCTAGGGGGTTTTGCTATTGCAAACCCACCCAGGACCATCTAAAAAGCACCAAAGCTGTGCATCGAAACACTGATGACCCCAGCCCAGATATCTGGAATATCAGAGCCCCATTTTTCCCTTTCGCCTTTGTACTTGTTTGAGAAAACTAATCCTCCACGTTTGCTAACCAAGTAGATCACGCAGGCAATTTGTGGTTTAACTTTAAGCcttctccatttctccccctGGTCTTTTGAGAAGGAAAGCACTGTTTTCTGAGCCATTCTCCAAGTATCACCACTGAGTACCACCATTGAACTGTGGTGGCGCAACGGTTAGAggtggtactgcaggctacttctgctgactgctgtctgttgcaatttgacagttcaaatctcaccaggctccaggttgactcaaccttccctccttccgaggtaggtaaaaatgaggacccaaattactgggggcaatatgccgagagggctgtaacccgcttagagagggctgtaaagcactgtgaagcagtatgtaagtccgagtgctactgctattgctattctgtctcTGGATCCCCAGCTCTTCAAATATGATTCTCCAGCTCCCAAGAGCTGTTGCTTTGCTCTGGGTCGAAGGGAGACTTCAGCGCATGCCGACCTCCCATGGCAGTGCCAGCTCCTTGCCCATTCTTACCTGTAATTCCCTTTCTTGGTCAGCAGTTCCTTGAATTGGCCCAGCGTGACCACCCGGCCTTTGACAAGGGTCCGGTAGGGGATCGGCTCTCCGCAGAAGTAATACGCCACCACGATATTCTCACAGGGCTGGGAGAAACCGCTGCCCAATCGCTTGGGTGCCTTCACTCTAGGAGGCCAAACACAGAGCGGGTCATTCGCTGGCAGACATATTGCGGCACAGCCGGCTGGCTGGCTCAGCCTTCGGAGGAGACCGGGAGCAAGAGCAGCCGGCCACCAATGAGAGCAGGTGGGGGAACTGCTGCATCAAAGGGGGCCCGGGACTGGGGAGAGCAAGGGGAGGGGGGCGCACAGCTTTCTTGGGGGAGAGGCCAAGCCAATCCCTGGCAATACCATCAGCAGGTAGAGGTGCCCCCTTCTGCAGACCCTGCTTCCCCCCTCTTGCCCCAGCCTCGACTGGGCAAGCCCTTTCCGAAACTCGGGAGGGGGGAATCGCTCGTGGCTGCCACTTCCCTCCGGAGTGgcggtggggaaaaccaggaggGGAGGACCTCCCCCTGCCCCCGCTTTCCAAAAGGCCCGATGCGCTGCTAGCCGTTCCAGAAGACCAGCCTCCTCCCTCTGGGCCACAAAGAACGAGAACGGCAGCAGGGGCGGCCCAACTCCTCTTCTCCTGCCTCAGCCGATTCTGCGCTCAAAAGTGTGGCAAGCTAAGAACGGCTGGTCCTTAAATCCTCCGGGGACTCAGCTCCACGCAGCAGCCTCAATTTGAAAGCTGCTTGCGACCCAAAAGTCCCACAGCCTCTGCGGGGAAAGAAGAATCCCCACAGCCCCTCCGCAGCCACTCCGCAGCCCCTCCGCTGGCCGAGCCACCTTGGGCACAGTAGCTGAGGGACTCTCCCagcaaggctgccatgcagaccCCTCGCTCGAGTCCCAAcgcaaaacaacaaacaaaaaccaCGCTCGCAGGTAACCCAGAAAGGACTTTCAACCTGACGGGAGTCAGAGAGCTGAGAGCTCAGCCGGCCCAAATAAGGATGGCTCCTTCGAGGGCCATCATGAGCCCCATCTCTGAGAACCGGCTGGACACCCCGCTGGCAGCTGGGCCCAGAAGGGCTGGAGGAGGCTGTGACACACAATTTGGCCCAACGGCGGTCTCCAACCACCAGGCTGGCTTTTTACCCTTGTTTCCTCTGATCAGGGATCCATCTCGGGGGCCACAAGCCTTTCCAGCCTCAAAAGCTTgggggagattgggggggggggggagaggagaaacccGGAAGCTTCGCTGCCAGCCAAGAGGAGGGAGTTTTCCCACCAGGGCACAGAGACTACCAACTCTCCCTGGCCCAGGAGGCAGCACAGAGGAGGCCCGGGACATGCACAGctggagcagcagcaggaggaggcgcTCCTCATGTTCCCGGCACTGAAGTGGGCCTGGGCCGGTTCCCTTCCCTGGCGAGCCCTCGGAAGGCAGCCTGGTGGGGCCCAGGGGAGAGTGGGGGGCTCCTGGGGCAAGCCAGAGCTCCAGCACTGCCAGAGGGGTCCCTTGCCTCCCACCCGCTTACCTCTGCTTGGCAGCTGGCTTGCCagttctcttctcctcctcctccagtcgCCGCCGGGCTTcctccagctgtgtcagagggtTGGGAGCAGGGTTGGGGGGCATGGTTGGGTCCTGGATGAAGGGGTGGGATGGCTGCACAACATTCCGGAATGAGATCCAGGGGTGCACAGCCACAGGGCGATCGATGGGGACCGGGCGGGGCGGCTCGTGCGCCAGTTGCTTCTTTGTACCCGACGagcttcaaggaaaacaaagagaaattgTCGGAGTGTCCCAAGACGCCTGCAGCAGCCCCCAGGTGAGAGCAGAGCGGAGGGGATGGACGGAAAAGGCCCCCAACCGCCTGTCCGAAGCAGGCGGCAGACaggcccaccccacccccaagcaaGAGCAGGTGCTTCCGTCCCCCACTTGAAGAGGAGGGGACCCCCTCCCCACTCAGGCatgggaggcgggggggggggggtgtctgcagAAGGTCTGCACCGAAGGCTTCCGGGACTGGGGAAAGAGTCCCTCAGGGGcccaaggggaggggaggatgaaTCCTTCCACCCCCTGCAGCACAGGGCAAGCCCACCCTTCCAGAGCCCAGTAATAATAACTAAGGCCCCAAATCTAGCACGGCTGCCTGTTCTTAGGCGAAGCCCCTCCTGAGAAAAGGGGGCTACGGCACCTTCTTTGCTGCtccagtggggggagggagggcagccCAGAGCAGCAGCTCTGCCAACCTTTCATCTCCTTCCCCAGGAAGAGGCGTCTTTGGTCTGCCTTTGCCAACATTGGGACCCCCCCCTGCCCTTCCCCTCCTGGCCCCACTCGTCACCTGTGGGTCGTCTTCCGGTGCCGGCTGATCTCCTTTTCGCCTTCTATGATCCACTGCAGGATCTTCTGGTTCCTTTCCAGGTCTTCTGGAGAGCCGGGCACGTCGTAGCTGCCGCTTTCATTCTTCCCAGCGTCCGGCTTCTTGGCACCCCGCTTGGCCAGCAAGCCAGCTTTCCCACTAGCCacgagaggagagagaaagcggCAGCTGAGACCCTCCTCTCATCCCTTCTCCCGAAGCCTGGGAAGGAGCAGCGCTCCCTGGGGCCAGCCGGGCCTTGACTGACGGCCCTGAGGAACCAGCCTGGTTCTCACCAACTCCGCCCTGAGCAGCTGAGGCAACAtctgcagccccccccctccctccctcccccccctccctcccagcagGGCTTCAGCAAGCTAAGGCAGAAGCAGCGTGACCCTCCCCTGCACAAGAGCAGGGGGCTTCGGACCTCTTGTCGGGGTCCCTTCCTCTTCCACTCTGCAGCTGCTGCACTCTGGGGCTCGTGCCCACCCTCAGCCTCCCTGGGACACTTTGGACTAGCAGGTTCTCTCAGCCccacctacctcacagggttgttgttagaGGGACAAAATGCAGATATCCACCTAAGCTGCTTCAAACTCccagagcagtgatgggtttTTGTCGTCACGTGCCAACAGCACACGTGCCCCCCCCcaggcatgcccccccccccggacatgCACCTATGACTCCCCCGTGCCCtgctttgggcctagcaggcctccctgcagcctcctgggagcaaagacAGGCCACATCTCCCCCATGTGCCCCGGACGTGCACGGCAGGGAcctcagctggctggcgggaggtgcgCGCGCATGCGTGGTGGGGCTGAGCTGGGGCAAGGGCTGACGTGCCTGCAGAAAGGGCCACAGGGACGTCCTCACGGTCCTAGAGAAAGACTCTTCAACAACAGCCCAATTCACCTGTAGGCCATGGCGTCCAGAGGGCCCGTGGCCAGGCCCATGCTTTCCCCGTAGGCCCGGGACTTGGCGGTGCAGCCGTGGGGGTCGACAGTCCAGGCGAAAGGGCCCTGCGTGCGCTGGCTGGCCGCCTCCTCCGCTGTTTCCTTGGCTTTCAGTCCGGCATGGTGATGGACCATGTGGTGATAGACGTGCTTGTGGTGGAAAAGGCTGGGGGCCTCCAGCTTCAGCCCAGACTTGCTGGCATGCTTGCTGTGGCCCAGTGGGACGGAGCCCGCCAGGCTGTGCAGCTTGCCAACAAGGCCGCTGTCCGGAGATCGGGGCTTGGGGGACTGGCAGCCGGGGGTTTTCATCACCCGCTGGACGTGCTCGTCCAGAATGCTCTCGGGGTTCTCTTCGTGGGCATCATGCACCTGCAGCTCAGCATAGCGGGGGGCAAAGTGGGGCAAGAGCTGCGTGGGGACCAGTTTGTGGCTCACGAGGGCCGGGCCCAGCGCGAGGTCTgcgtcttccccttcttcctcctgtcAGGAGAAAGACACGGTGGTCAGGGCAGGCCCAAAGGCCACCCTCAGGGCAGAGGAGGTGGCAAAGGCCTGAAGCCCAGGGACagggtggcagctgggagcagctcCCCTCACCCAGCAACAAGGGAACTCAACCAATCCAGTCGCCTCAAAGACCAGCTGAAGCTGGTTCCCCTCCAGGGCAAGAGCCCTGGATTTTCAGCCCCAGCTCTCTCCCGCACACCCGGCTTTTCTGGGGTGCCCAGGTCCAATTgggcagctgcccccccccccccgttcctccaggaAGCCTGACAAAGGCAGCAACCTCACTCACGGCTCGGACACGTTTCAGGCGCTCCTCCAGCTTGGCCTCCGCTTCCCGGTCCCTCAGCACTTCCTTCAGGCGGTTAATCAGTTCGGCAGCAAATTTCTGGGGTTCAACGTGGATGTCCTTTGGCACTCGGTAAGTTCGCTGCGGGAAAGAAGCACCGGTGTGCAAAGCAACCTGG from Thamnophis elegans isolate rThaEle1 chromosome 14, rThaEle1.pri, whole genome shotgun sequence includes:
- the AXIN1 gene encoding axin-1 isoform X2, producing MSAPEKGFSLDLGGGGGGGGFTEDAPRPPVPGEEGDLLSADPRPAGHGFSAGKGDGGKGETTTATPRRPDLDLGYEPEGSASPTPPYLRWAESLHSLLDDQDGIHLFRTFLKHESCADLLDFWFACSGFRKLAPCDSKEEKRLKLAKAIYKKYILDNNGIVSQQVKPATKSFIKDSVLKQLIDPAMFDQAQMEIQSMIEENTYPLFLKSDIYLEYTRTGGESPKVHSDQSSGSGTGKGLPGYLPTLNEDEEWKCDQDILEGEEGQVAADPESASSSRFTQKLLLETTSQPAPRTRHYSEGREFRPGPWRETGHPYYVNTGYALAPATSANDSEQHSMSSDADTMSLTDSSLDGVPPYRLRKQHRREMQESAKANGRVPLPHIPRTYRVPKDIHVEPQKFAAELINRLKEVLRDREAEAKLEERLKRVRAEEEGEDADLALGPALVSHKLVPTQLLPHFAPRYAELQVHDAHEENPESILDEHVQRVMKTPGCQSPKPRSPDSGLVGKLHSLAGSVPLGHSKHASKSGLKLEAPSLFHHKHVYHHMVHHHAGLKAKETAEEAASQRTQGPFAWTVDPHGCTAKSRAYGESMGLATGPLDAMAYSGKAGLLAKRGAKKPDAGKNESGSYDVPGSPEDLERNQKILQWIIEGEKEISRHRKTTHSSSGTKKQLAHEPPRPVPIDRPVAVHPWISFRNVVQPSHPFIQDPTMPPNPAPNPLTQLEEARRRLEEEEKRTGKPAAKQRVKAPKRLGSGFSQPCENIVVAYYFCGEPIPYRTLVKGRVVTLGQFKELLTKKGNYRYYFKKVSDEFDCGVVFEEVHEEDAVLPIFEEKIIGKVEKID
- the AXIN1 gene encoding axin-1 isoform X1, whose protein sequence is MSAPEKGFSLDLGGGGGGGGFTEDAPRPPVPGEEGDLLSADPRPAGHGFSAGKGDGGKGETTTATPRRPDLDLGYEPEGSASPTPPYLRWAESLHSLLDDQDGIHLFRTFLKHESCADLLDFWFACSGFRKLAPCDSKEEKRLKLAKAIYKKYILDNNGIVSQQVKPATKSFIKDSVLKQLIDPAMFDQAQMEIQSMIEENTYPLFLKSDIYLEYTRTGGESPKVHSDQSSGSGTGKGLPGYLPTLNEDEEWKCDQDILEGEEGQVAADPESASSSRFTQKLLLETTSQPAPRTRHYSEGREFRPGPWRETGHPYYVNTGYALAPATSANDSEQHSMSSDADTMSLTDSSLDGVPPYRLRKQHRREMQESAKANGRVPLPHIPRTYRVPKDIHVEPQKFAAELINRLKEVLRDREAEAKLEERLKRVRAVSEEEEGEDADLALGPALVSHKLVPTQLLPHFAPRYAELQVHDAHEENPESILDEHVQRVMKTPGCQSPKPRSPDSGLVGKLHSLAGSVPLGHSKHASKSGLKLEAPSLFHHKHVYHHMVHHHAGLKAKETAEEAASQRTQGPFAWTVDPHGCTAKSRAYGESMGLATGPLDAMAYSGKAGLLAKRGAKKPDAGKNESGSYDVPGSPEDLERNQKILQWIIEGEKEISRHRKTTHSSSGTKKQLAHEPPRPVPIDRPVAVHPWISFRNVVQPSHPFIQDPTMPPNPAPNPLTQLEEARRRLEEEEKRTGKPAAKQRVKAPKRLGSGFSQPCENIVVAYYFCGEPIPYRTLVKGRVVTLGQFKELLTKKGNYRYYFKKVSDEFDCGVVFEEVHEEDAVLPIFEEKIIGKVEKID